The following are encoded in a window of Halodesulfovibrio sp. genomic DNA:
- a CDS encoding rhodanese-like domain-containing protein: MRKIFVISMLLVGVVMLSGFMGIGESEVELEGKAIKLAKEVQRGDYKVISTQELHDALGKNDILVIDTMPYEASYKKNHIPGAKQILFPIPDMETWDTKETAGKTQADFEALLGADKDRMLVFYCGFVKCTRSHNGAAWARKLGYTNVYRHPGGIKAWKEAGYPVDEIK, encoded by the coding sequence GTGCGTAAAATTTTTGTTATTAGCATGTTGCTGGTAGGTGTTGTAATGCTGAGCGGCTTTATGGGCATCGGCGAATCTGAAGTAGAACTTGAAGGCAAAGCTATTAAGCTGGCAAAAGAAGTTCAGCGTGGTGATTATAAAGTAATTTCTACACAGGAACTGCATGACGCACTGGGTAAAAACGATATTCTCGTAATTGATACCATGCCGTACGAAGCATCTTACAAAAAGAATCATATCCCTGGTGCAAAACAAATTTTATTCCCAATTCCAGATATGGAAACATGGGATACTAAAGAAACTGCTGGTAAAACTCAGGCAGACTTTGAAGCACTCCTCGGTGCAGACAAAGACCGCATGCTCGTTTTCTACTGTGGTTTTGTTAAGTGTACCCGTTCTCACAATGGTGCTGCTTGGGCACGTAAATTAGGTTACACTAATGTATATCGTCATCCAGGTGGTATTAAAGCATGGAAAGAAGCTGGTTACCCTGTAGATGAAATTAAATAA